Below is a window of Thermodesulfomicrobium sp. WS DNA.
GAACACAATGGATTCCATAACCAGGCATCGCTATCCACAAGGAATGACCCTTGTAGAACTCTTGGTGGTACTTGCCATCATGAGCATTTTAGGCATTGCCATTTACAATTTGTTTGCGACACATAATCGACAAGCGCTCATTCGAGAAGAAACAGCATTAATGCAGCAAGAGCTGCTCTCGGCAATGACTTCCATGGCAGATTCTATTCGCATGTGCGGCTACTCTCCAAATACAAATTCGACAGATAATTTTGGTTTTACATCTATAACAAATCAAACACAAATAAATTGTACCCAAGATGCCGACGGCAATGGGACTTTTGATGGATCCGACAATGAAATAACAACATTTTACTTCAATGCAACAACAAATTCCATTCAAA
It encodes the following:
- a CDS encoding prepilin-type N-terminal cleavage/methylation domain-containing protein, translated to MTLVELLVVLAIMSILGIAIYNLFATHNRQALIREETALMQQELLSAMTSMADSIRMCGYSPNTNSTDNFGFTSITNQTQINCTQDADGNGTFDGSDNEITTFYFNATTNSIQKFSTGTVPWQPLAINIGDLQFTYLDAEGNVISDPNANLESIRMVQINATAIPSSNRANMGIRNRTMTTVVQVRNAK